The following proteins are encoded in a genomic region of Desulfovibrio sp. TomC:
- a CDS encoding DUF3536 domain-containing protein, producing the protein MDRALCIHGHFYQPPREDPWLGRILPEGSAAPSIHWNERICRESYAPLARARRQNGEGRIAELVNCYSLMSFNAGPTLMSWMARSAPDTYARILEADRASLARLGHGNALAQIYHHVIMPLATARDKTLEVRWAVDDFAARFNRAPEGMWLSETAVDTPTLEALAEAGILFTILAPSQAIAVSDDARNWRDVDAGSLDIRQPYAVHLPSGRSIAVFFYHGPLSQAVAFDHLLADGEQFFTRLSSAAGQGLLSLATDGETYGHHFKFGEMALAYVLDQAKSGRDGLTLTNYAAYLAANPPRQYVRIREASAWSCAHGVERWRSDCGCTAGDHGGSYNQRWRAPLRNALNLLKSRLDAHYDVTAAPLFNDAEKALVAYGGVLAGTVTTEAFENVHMAPKTSPAGRGTAWKLLSMQAWGLASFASCAWFFDEISRLEPVNALTFALRAAELARTTGMADPEAEVTAVLAEAVSNEPAMGTGRDIWDNLAKPRRETPKSLITQALITLALENRLPAGGHDATVVWPGVDVAIRLEDATGQTTSGAASILYRLETAADVFALTYTPATVADPFQGCASIQPATGGPEEGFNFQAVGLPVNKRQALADIFTRYAEALFFANNLAQAAIARSLVTERQEAQNTVNLAPLLLPLWPGLIWHEVFELPLPEKRRELLHLFLKQTGRDSPVKAALEARLAAETARLISRPDPDWQLLARLIKHAADLDLHPDWWAAQNALWERRPFTGSARELATALGFAV; encoded by the coding sequence ATGGACCGCGCCCTTTGCATCCACGGCCATTTTTACCAGCCGCCCCGCGAAGACCCCTGGCTCGGCCGCATCCTGCCCGAGGGCAGCGCCGCCCCGAGCATCCATTGGAACGAGCGCATCTGCCGCGAATCGTATGCCCCGCTGGCCCGGGCCAGACGCCAGAACGGCGAGGGGCGTATCGCCGAACTCGTCAATTGCTACAGCCTCATGAGCTTTAACGCCGGCCCCACGCTCATGTCCTGGATGGCCCGCTCGGCCCCGGACACCTACGCCCGCATCCTGGAAGCCGATCGCGCCAGTCTGGCCCGCCTGGGCCACGGCAACGCCCTGGCCCAGATCTACCACCACGTCATCATGCCCCTGGCCACGGCCCGGGACAAAACCCTGGAAGTCCGCTGGGCCGTGGACGACTTCGCCGCCCGCTTCAACCGCGCCCCCGAAGGCATGTGGCTGTCGGAAACCGCCGTCGATACCCCGACCCTGGAAGCCCTGGCCGAGGCCGGCATCCTCTTTACCATCCTGGCCCCGTCCCAGGCCATTGCCGTCAGCGACGACGCCAGGAATTGGCGCGACGTGGACGCCGGTTCCCTGGACATCCGCCAGCCCTACGCCGTCCACCTGCCCTCCGGGCGCAGCATCGCCGTCTTTTTTTACCACGGCCCCCTGTCCCAGGCCGTGGCCTTCGACCATCTGCTGGCCGACGGCGAACAGTTCTTTACCCGCCTCTCCAGCGCGGCCGGCCAGGGCCTGCTCTCCCTGGCCACCGACGGCGAGACCTACGGCCATCACTTCAAATTCGGCGAAATGGCCCTGGCCTATGTCCTCGATCAGGCCAAATCCGGCCGCGACGGCCTGACGTTGACCAACTACGCCGCCTATCTGGCCGCCAATCCGCCCCGCCAATACGTGCGCATCCGCGAAGCCTCGGCCTGGAGCTGCGCCCACGGCGTTGAACGCTGGCGCTCGGACTGCGGCTGCACCGCCGGCGACCACGGCGGCAGCTATAACCAACGCTGGCGCGCGCCCCTGCGAAACGCCCTGAACCTCCTCAAATCCCGTCTGGACGCCCACTATGACGTAACGGCCGCCCCTCTTTTTAACGATGCTGAAAAGGCCCTGGTCGCCTACGGCGGCGTCCTGGCCGGTACGGTCACCACCGAAGCCTTTGAAAACGTCCATATGGCCCCCAAAACCAGCCCGGCCGGGCGGGGCACGGCCTGGAAACTCCTGTCCATGCAGGCCTGGGGCCTGGCTTCGTTTGCCAGTTGCGCCTGGTTTTTTGACGAAATATCCCGCCTGGAACCGGTCAACGCCCTGACCTTTGCCCTGCGCGCCGCCGAACTGGCCCGCACCACCGGCATGGCCGATCCCGAAGCCGAGGTCACCGCCGTCCTGGCCGAGGCCGTCTCCAACGAACCGGCCATGGGCACCGGCCGCGACATCTGGGACAACCTCGCCAAGCCCCGGCGCGAAACCCCCAAATCCCTCATCACCCAGGCCCTTATTACCCTGGCCCTGGAAAACCGGCTCCCGGCCGGCGGCCACGACGCCACCGTCGTCTGGCCCGGCGTGGACGTCGCCATCCGCCTCGAAGACGCCACCGGCCAAACCACCTCCGGCGCCGCCTCCATCCTCTATCGCCTGGAAACCGCCGCCGACGTCTTCGCCCTGACCTACACCCCGGCAACCGTCGCCGATCCCTTCCAGGGCTGCGCCAGCATCCAGCCCGCAACAGGCGGCCCGGAAGAAGGCTTCAACTTCCAAGCCGTCGGCCTGCCCGTCAACAAACGCCAGGCCCTGGCCGATATCTTCACCCGCTACGCCGAAGCCCTCTTCTTCGCCAACAATCTGGCCCAGGCCGCCATTGCCAGGTCCCTGGTCACCGAACGCCAGGAAGCCCAAAATACCGTCAATCTCGCGCCACTCCTCCTGCCTTTGTGGCCGGGACTCATCTGGCACGAAGTCTTCGAACTGCCGCTGCCCGAAAAACGCCGCGAACTCCTGCACCTGTTCCTCAAACAGACCGGCCGCGACTCCCCGGTCAAAGCCGCCCTGGAAGCCCGTCTGGCCGCCGAAACCGCCCGGCTCATCAGCCGCCCGGACCCGGACTGGCAACTGCTCGCCCGCCTCATCAAGCACGCCGCCGACCTGGACCTGCACCCCGACTGGTGGGCCGCCCAGAACGCCCTGTGGGAACGCCGGCCGTTTACCGGCAGCGCCCGGGAACTGGCGACGGCACTCGGGTTTGCGGTCTAG